In Flavobacterium gelatinilyticum, a genomic segment contains:
- a CDS encoding dihydroorotase, with the protein MNRILIKNAKIVNEGTIFEGDVLIENDLIVEVSDSISLKTSDCIVIDAEGNYLMPGAIDDQVHFREPGLTHKGDIESESRAAVAGGITSFIEQPNTVPNAVTQEILEDKYQIASQKSFANYSFMMGATNDNLEEVLKTNPKNVAGIKIFLGSSTGNMLVDNEATLERIFSSTPMLIAVHCEDETTIQNNLAEFKEKYGEDIPVTAHNLIRSSEACYLSSSKAVALAKKTGARLHIFHLSTAKEMELFTNKIPLEDKKITAEVCVHHLWFTDEDYKTKGNFIKWNPAVKTAADRKALWEALNDGRIDVIATDHAPHTKEEKQQSYLKAPSGGPLVQHAVVAMFEAHHQGKISVEKIVEKMCHNPAKIFKIEKRGFIKEGYFADLVIVNPSLPWSVNSDNILYKCGWSPFEGTTFKSRITHTFVNGELVYNNFKVKDSRAGKRLFFDR; encoded by the coding sequence ATGAATAGGATTTTAATAAAAAATGCCAAAATAGTAAACGAAGGAACTATTTTTGAAGGAGATGTCCTGATAGAAAACGATCTGATTGTTGAAGTTTCAGACAGCATAAGTCTAAAAACATCAGATTGTATTGTAATTGATGCCGAAGGAAATTATTTAATGCCGGGTGCAATTGATGATCAGGTTCATTTTAGAGAACCAGGATTAACCCACAAAGGCGATATAGAATCAGAATCGAGAGCTGCCGTTGCAGGAGGAATTACTTCTTTTATCGAACAGCCCAACACGGTTCCAAATGCGGTGACTCAGGAAATACTAGAAGATAAATATCAAATTGCTTCTCAAAAATCATTTGCGAACTATTCGTTTATGATGGGAGCAACCAATGATAATCTGGAAGAAGTTTTAAAAACGAATCCAAAGAATGTTGCCGGAATCAAGATTTTCCTTGGTTCTTCTACCGGAAATATGCTGGTTGATAATGAGGCAACTTTAGAACGAATTTTTTCAAGTACGCCAATGTTAATTGCCGTGCATTGTGAAGATGAAACTACGATCCAGAATAATTTAGCCGAATTTAAAGAGAAATACGGAGAAGATATTCCGGTAACGGCGCACAACTTAATCAGAAGTTCCGAGGCTTGTTATCTTTCTTCTTCAAAAGCAGTTGCGCTGGCGAAAAAGACAGGAGCGAGACTTCATATTTTTCACCTTTCGACAGCGAAAGAAATGGAATTATTTACGAATAAAATTCCGTTAGAAGATAAAAAAATCACGGCTGAGGTTTGCGTACACCATCTTTGGTTTACAGATGAAGATTATAAAACAAAAGGGAATTTCATAAAATGGAATCCAGCTGTAAAAACCGCAGCAGATCGTAAAGCGCTTTGGGAAGCTTTAAATGACGGACGTATCGATGTTATTGCAACAGATCATGCACCGCATACCAAAGAAGAAAAACAACAATCGTACTTGAAAGCACCTTCTGGAGGGCCGCTGGTACAGCATGCAGTTGTGGCAATGTTCGAGGCGCATCATCAGGGAAAAATCAGCGTGGAGAAAATTGTAGAGAAAATGTGCCACAATCCGGCTAAGATTTTTAAAATTGAAAAAAGAGGATTTATTAAAGAAGGCTATTTTGCCGATTTGGTAATTGTGAACCCAAGTCTGCCGTGGAGCGTAAACTCAGATAATATTTTATACAAATGCGGCTGGTCTCCGTTTGAAGGCACTACTTTCAAATCGAGAATTACGCATACTTTTGTAAACGGAGAATTGGTTTACAACAACTTTAAGGTGAAAGACAGCCGAGCAGGAAAGCGATTATTTTTTGACAGATAA
- a CDS encoding NAD-dependent epimerase/dehydratase family protein: protein MVLVTGGTGLVGAHLLLHLIENGENVRAIYRSQNNIQKTKSVFELYKKADLFEKIEWLEADILDIPSLETAFTGIDYVYHCAALISFDPKDEEELRKTNIEGTANIVNFAIAREVKKFCFVSSIAALGDLAAHETHITEETDWNPEKPHSDYAISKYGSEMEVWRGHQEGLDVLIVNPGVILGPIPKNKDKQQGSAELYNKVANGLSFYTLGSTGFISIDDVVKTTYQLMKSNIKNERFTLIADNIVFRDILNTIAEALNVKKPHIHAKPFLMNLLWMADGIFSTLFFQKRSLTRATAKASYSKNLYSNEKIKTALGAVFQDVHQYIKDVSKL from the coding sequence ATGGTATTAGTAACAGGAGGAACTGGTTTAGTGGGCGCGCATTTATTGCTTCATTTAATTGAAAATGGAGAAAATGTCCGGGCAATTTACCGCAGCCAGAATAACATTCAGAAAACAAAATCGGTTTTTGAATTGTACAAAAAAGCAGATTTATTTGAAAAAATAGAATGGCTTGAAGCCGATATTCTTGACATTCCTTCCTTAGAAACTGCTTTTACCGGCATTGATTATGTGTACCACTGCGCTGCTTTAATTTCATTTGACCCGAAAGATGAAGAAGAACTTCGAAAAACCAACATTGAAGGAACAGCCAATATCGTCAATTTTGCTATTGCAAGAGAGGTAAAAAAATTCTGCTTCGTTAGTTCAATTGCTGCACTTGGCGATTTAGCCGCACACGAAACGCATATTACAGAAGAAACCGACTGGAATCCGGAAAAGCCGCACAGCGATTATGCCATTTCTAAATATGGCTCCGAGATGGAAGTCTGGCGTGGACATCAGGAAGGTCTGGATGTACTTATTGTAAATCCGGGTGTTATTCTAGGGCCAATTCCTAAAAACAAAGATAAACAGCAGGGAAGTGCAGAATTGTATAATAAAGTTGCGAATGGACTTTCGTTTTACACCCTTGGAAGCACCGGTTTTATTTCGATTGATGATGTTGTCAAAACAACCTACCAATTAATGAAAAGCAACATTAAAAATGAACGTTTTACCTTAATTGCTGACAATATTGTTTTCAGAGATATTCTAAACACCATAGCCGAAGCTTTAAATGTAAAAAAACCTCATATTCATGCAAAACCTTTCTTAATGAATTTACTCTGGATGGCAGACGGCATTTTTTCGACTTTATTTTTCCAGAAAAGAAGCCTTACCAGAGCAACTGCAAAAGCTTCATATTCTAAAAATTTATATTCAAACGAAAAAATAAAAACCGCCTTAGGAGCGGTTTTTCAGGATGTTCATCAGTATATTAAAGACGTTTCAAAACTGTAA
- a CDS encoding DUF4296 domain-containing protein, with translation MKNFLILLLVLFLFVSCKEEVVKQPAKLIEKDKMVDIMYDLSLLEAMKYQHQQKLDSTETDPTKFILKKYKIDSLQFAENNKYYAADYENYKELFDEVGKRLAKNQRDTDSIVTLEEKKAKKAAKDKKDKPKAATPKDSVKKPGNKINIDSIRRQMIINRKNSK, from the coding sequence ATGAAGAATTTTTTGATACTATTATTGGTTTTATTTCTTTTTGTAAGTTGTAAAGAAGAAGTGGTAAAACAGCCGGCAAAACTTATCGAGAAAGATAAAATGGTTGATATTATGTATGATTTGTCTCTTTTGGAGGCAATGAAATACCAGCATCAGCAAAAACTGGATTCGACAGAAACAGATCCAACCAAATTTATTTTAAAGAAATATAAAATAGACAGCCTTCAGTTTGCAGAGAATAATAAGTATTATGCAGCAGATTATGAGAACTACAAAGAATTGTTTGATGAAGTAGGGAAAAGGCTGGCCAAAAATCAGAGAGATACAGATTCTATTGTAACGCTTGAAGAGAAAAAAGCAAAGAAAGCTGCGAAAGATAAGAAAGATAAACCAAAAGCAGCAACTCCAAAAGATTCAGTTAAAAAACCTGGAAATAAAATAAACATTGATTCGATACGACGACAAATGATTATAAATCGTAAGAACAGTAAATAA